In Candidatus Melainabacteria bacterium RIFOXYA2_FULL_32_9, one genomic interval encodes:
- a CDS encoding recombinase RecA has product MAVKEKVEKQEVSESSKERKKALEIALDKIEKDFGKGSIMRLGDKASVSVESIPTGALSLDLALGIGGVPRGRIVEIYGPESGGKTTLALHIVAEAQKKGGIAAFVDAEHALDPEYSRKLGVKVDELLVSQPDTGEQALDITEELVRSGAVDVIVIDSVAALVPRAEIDGEMGDAHMGLQARLMSQALRKLTAVVGKTRTTVIFINQLRSKIGVVYGNPETTTGGNALKYYASLRLDIRKIETLKKDGQEFGNRVKVKVVKNKVAPPFRIAEFDIIYGEGISKIGCIIDVAVTTNIINKSGTWFNYGDVKFGQGKEKVKEYLMENPKLLEEIDTKVRENLSEMTTVSNKGNEVEE; this is encoded by the coding sequence ATGGCTGTAAAAGAAAAAGTAGAAAAACAAGAAGTTAGTGAAAGTTCAAAAGAAAGAAAAAAAGCTCTAGAAATTGCTCTTGATAAAATTGAGAAAGATTTTGGAAAAGGTTCTATTATGCGTCTTGGCGATAAAGCGTCAGTCTCAGTAGAGTCTATTCCAACAGGCGCTTTATCTCTTGATCTAGCTTTAGGAATTGGCGGAGTACCAAGAGGAAGAATCGTTGAAATCTATGGACCAGAAAGCGGTGGTAAAACTACTTTAGCATTACATATAGTTGCTGAAGCTCAGAAAAAAGGTGGCATTGCAGCTTTCGTGGATGCTGAACATGCTCTTGATCCGGAATATTCAAGAAAATTAGGTGTAAAAGTTGATGAACTTTTAGTAAGCCAACCTGACACCGGTGAGCAGGCTCTTGATATTACAGAAGAACTCGTACGATCCGGTGCGGTTGATGTGATTGTTATTGACTCAGTTGCTGCGTTAGTTCCAAGAGCTGAAATTGATGGCGAAATGGGTGATGCTCATATGGGTCTTCAGGCAAGATTGATGAGCCAAGCACTCAGAAAATTAACAGCTGTTGTTGGTAAAACAAGAACAACCGTTATATTTATTAACCAACTTAGAAGTAAAATCGGTGTTGTATACGGTAATCCTGAAACTACTACTGGTGGTAACGCACTTAAATACTATGCCAGCTTACGTCTTGATATTAGAAAAATTGAAACCCTTAAGAAAGACGGGCAAGAATTCGGCAACAGAGTAAAAGTAAAAGTAGTGAAAAACAAAGTAGCACCACCTTTCAGAATTGCTGAATTTGATATTATCTACGGAGAAGGTATCTCTAAAATTGGCTGCATAATTGATGTTGCTGTTACTACAAACATCATTAACAAATCAGGAACCTGGTTCAATTACGGTGACGTGAAATTTGGACAAGGTAAAGAAAAAGTAAAAGAATACTTAATGGAAAACCCTAAATTACTCGAAGAAATTGACACAAAAGTTAGGGAAAACCTGTCAGAAATGACAACCGTTTCTAATAAGGGAAATGAAGTAGAAGAATAG
- a CDS encoding ribonuclease Y, protein MGQILIFVALLAAAVIYIVYLHLQLKDKNSQIAIVEAEASRKILEAEEQIKLQRKEALISAKEALHNQRQEFETEVRERRAELAKLEQRLIQKEENLESKNQAAVERENELAKKIDELYDKEDYLAELVDKQTKELERISGITAEEGRTLLLQQLEEDLKKEAAQLIRDNEAYIKETASTKAKEIVSNVMQRCAIDQVVESTVAVVNLPNDEMKGRIIGREGRNIRALETFTGVDLIIDDTPEAVVLSSFDPIRREIARTALEKLITDGRIHPVRIEEMVNKAREELDERMFKEGETATFDLGIMNLHPELIKTLGRLYFRTSYGQNVLKHSIEVGNLAGMLATELGANVNIAKRAGLLHDLGKALDQTQEGTHIELGVEIARRYGENEAIIHAIEAHHDDVTADTVEAVLVKIADAMSAGRPGARRDTLEIYIKRIQKLEEIATSYPGIKKSFAVQAGREIRVMVQPSIFDDVAASKLARDIAKRIETELEYPGQIRVTVVREIRATEIAK, encoded by the coding sequence ATCGGTCAAATATTAATATTTGTTGCATTGTTAGCAGCAGCGGTAATATATATAGTTTACTTACATCTTCAACTTAAAGACAAAAATTCTCAAATAGCTATAGTTGAAGCCGAAGCCTCAAGAAAAATTCTTGAAGCCGAGGAACAAATCAAGCTCCAGCGTAAAGAAGCTCTAATTTCTGCTAAGGAAGCTTTACACAACCAAAGACAGGAATTTGAAACTGAAGTACGCGAAAGAAGAGCAGAACTTGCAAAGCTAGAACAAAGATTAATTCAAAAAGAAGAAAATCTTGAGTCAAAAAATCAAGCAGCCGTTGAAAGAGAAAATGAACTAGCAAAAAAAATAGACGAACTTTATGATAAAGAAGACTATCTAGCTGAGCTTGTAGACAAACAAACTAAAGAACTTGAGAGAATTTCTGGTATAACAGCTGAAGAGGGTAGAACTCTACTGTTACAACAACTTGAAGAAGACTTAAAAAAAGAAGCTGCACAGTTAATACGTGATAATGAAGCATACATTAAAGAAACAGCCAGCACAAAAGCTAAAGAAATAGTTTCAAATGTAATGCAACGTTGTGCAATAGATCAAGTTGTAGAATCAACTGTTGCTGTTGTGAATCTTCCTAATGATGAAATGAAAGGAAGAATTATAGGACGCGAAGGTAGAAATATTCGCGCTCTTGAGACATTTACAGGTGTCGATTTAATCATTGACGATACTCCTGAAGCAGTTGTTTTATCAAGTTTTGATCCTATAAGGAGAGAAATAGCAAGAACTGCTTTAGAAAAACTTATTACAGATGGTCGTATTCACCCTGTAAGAATTGAGGAAATGGTTAATAAAGCCCGTGAAGAATTAGATGAAAGAATGTTCAAAGAAGGTGAAACTGCTACTTTTGATCTGGGAATTATGAATCTACATCCCGAATTGATAAAAACACTGGGAAGACTCTATTTTAGAACAAGCTACGGTCAAAATGTACTTAAGCATTCTATAGAAGTTGGAAATCTTGCAGGCATGCTTGCTACTGAGTTAGGAGCAAACGTAAATATCGCCAAACGCGCAGGATTATTACACGATCTTGGTAAGGCTCTTGATCAAACACAAGAAGGAACTCATATTGAACTTGGTGTTGAAATTGCAAGACGCTATGGAGAAAATGAAGCAATTATTCATGCCATAGAAGCCCACCACGATGATGTTACCGCTGATACAGTTGAGGCTGTTTTAGTTAAAATAGCTGATGCTATGAGTGCAGGTAGACCTGGTGCAAGAAGAGATACTCTTGAAATTTACATTAAGAGAATTCAAAAACTTGAAGAAATAGCTACTAGTTATCCTGGAATTAAAAAGTCTTTTGCTGTTCAAGCAGGACGTGAAATAAGAGTTATGGTACAACCTTCCATCTTCGATGATGTTGCGGCCAGTAAGCTTGCAAGAGACATTGCAAAACGTATTGAGACAGAGCTTGAATATCCAGGACAAATTAGAGTTACCGTTGTTCGTGAAATTAGAGCTACTGAAATTGCGAAATGA
- a CDS encoding metallophosphoesterase, translating into MSTLDVLFLGDIVGKPGRRIVKNFLSEEIRSFERRPDFIIANAENASHGFGLTERNYNELLDIGIDALTSGNHIWDKKEIFTYIDKADKLVRPLNYPQGSPGVGSRVFNVQNSSIVIINVLGRVFMAPVDSPWSALENEIKRIREEVRNPIIIIDFHAEATAEKISLGYFADNLGVSAVIGTHTHVQTSDEKILYNGAAYITDVGYCGAYHSIIGMEINNSIKRLITNIPERYDVAPIDKAELNAIKLSINIENGRTERIERIKYINEINEVS; encoded by the coding sequence ATGAGCACTTTAGATGTACTTTTCCTGGGTGATATTGTAGGAAAACCCGGAAGAAGAATAGTTAAAAATTTTTTATCAGAAGAAATCAGGTCTTTTGAAAGAAGACCTGATTTTATAATTGCTAATGCTGAAAATGCTTCTCATGGCTTTGGATTAACTGAAAGAAATTATAATGAATTGCTTGATATTGGTATTGATGCTCTTACCAGCGGAAATCATATTTGGGATAAAAAAGAAATTTTTACCTATATAGACAAGGCAGACAAGTTAGTTAGGCCTTTAAATTATCCTCAAGGTTCTCCTGGGGTTGGATCAAGAGTATTTAATGTTCAGAATTCATCTATAGTGATAATAAATGTACTTGGAAGAGTTTTTATGGCACCTGTCGATTCTCCGTGGTCGGCTTTGGAAAATGAAATTAAGAGAATCAGAGAGGAAGTAAGAAATCCTATTATAATCATTGATTTTCACGCTGAAGCAACTGCTGAAAAGATATCTCTTGGTTATTTTGCTGATAATTTAGGTGTAAGTGCCGTTATTGGTACTCATACACATGTTCAAACTTCTGATGAGAAAATTTTATATAATGGCGCTGCTTATATTACCGACGTTGGATATTGTGGAGCTTATCATAGTATAATTGGAATGGAAATCAATAATTCTATAAAAAGATTAATAACAAATATTCCAGAAAGATATGATGTTGCTCCTATCGATAAAGCAGAACTTAATGCGATTAAATTATCAATTAATATTGAAAATGGACGCACTGAAAGAATTGAAAGAATTAAATATATTAATGAGATTAATGAGGTAAGTTAA